From the Colletotrichum lupini chromosome 1, complete sequence genome, the window TCCAGGAAGCCGGTTTGAATGTCGAGCCTTTAGTTCTGGATATCACATCCGATGACAGTATTAAATTGGCCGTCGACACAATCCGCACAAATTTCGGCCATCTCGACGTCCTCATCAACAATGCTGGAATCCTCTTGGGCAAGCCCGAAGACTCGATCCGGCTGAAGCTCGCGACGGTCTACAACACCAACGTCTTTGGTTCCATCGCCGTCACAGACGCTTTCATCCCTCTCCTGCGCGAGTCTTCCAAAGTGAAGCGCATCGTTTTCGTCAGCTCGGGACTGGGGAGTCTTGCGATTCGGACGGATCCTAGTCTGGGTCCGGTGAGGGACTTTATCGAGTATGGTTCCAGCAAGGCCGCGCTCAATCACGCTGCGATGACTTTCGCGTCTAGGTACAGGGACGACAAGATGTGGAAGTTTAATATTTGTTGTCCTGGCTACTGCGCGACAAACATGAACTCGTACGAGGGGCCTGATGAGGCATCACTGGGATCGGTTCAGGCGGTGCACTTGGCGACCTTGGGACCTGATGGTGCGAGCGCGACGTTTTCCAACCGACATGGGCCGATCCCGTGGTAAATGCTCGGTGTGTTGGCTAGGTAGCGGGAAGAAAGTTGGCAGATACATGTTGAAATCATAGTCCCACATTGATACTCTCAATCGCATGATGGACTGATAGGCCTGACCATGGGGACTCAGAATGAACAAGGGGATATTCGGGGATTCCGTCTTATAGCAATCAGCCAATATGGGCTCTCAGCGTGATAGGTTG encodes:
- a CDS encoding short-chain dehydrogenase: MSKESADPTVALVTGANQGIGYEIAKRLASEHPDYHVFMTGRRKEAIEKAASGLQEAGLNVEPLVLDITSDDSIKLAVDTIRTNFGHLDVLINNAGILLGKPEDSIRLKLATVYNTNVFGSIAVTDAFIPLLRESSKVKRIVFVSSGLGSLAIRTDPSLGPVRDFIEYGSSKAALNHAAMTFASRYRDDKMWKFNICCPGYCATNMNSYEGPDEASLGSVQAVHLATLGPDGASATFSNRHGPIPW